Proteins co-encoded in one Rhodothermia bacterium genomic window:
- a CDS encoding DUF2147 domain-containing protein, producing the protein MKKILYLFPMLMLTFLVQSALAQSPVGKWRTIDDEEQGKEKSIVKLYEKEGVIYGVVEKLTDPKAKRVCDSCSGEKKNKPIEGMQILWGLKKTGKDWGDGYILDPKNGKVYKAKVWVEGQNLKVRGYIGPFFRTQTWYPVK; encoded by the coding sequence ATGAAAAAAATTTTGTATCTGTTCCCTATGCTCATGCTAACATTTTTGGTGCAAAGTGCATTGGCCCAAAGTCCGGTTGGCAAATGGCGTACCATAGACGATGAAGAACAAGGAAAAGAAAAATCTATCGTTAAGCTATACGAAAAAGAAGGCGTCATCTATGGTGTCGTCGAAAAGTTGACAGACCCTAAAGCCAAGCGGGTTTGTGATTCGTGTTCAGGCGAGAAAAAGAACAAGCCCATCGAAGGGATGCAAATTTTGTGGGGGCTGAAAAAAACGGGGAAAGATTGGGGTGATGGCTATATTCTTGACCCTAAAAATGGGAAGGTTTATAAGGCCAAAGTATGGGTAGAAGGCCAAAACCTGAAGGTTCGTGGATATATTGGACCATTCTTCCGTACCCAAACTTGGTATCCGGTGAAGTAA
- a CDS encoding cupredoxin domain-containing protein, with amino-acid sequence MKKNYFQIIAVLGFMLLTGGTLLHNDHHIDEPRVIQVTALANGYDPAKITLKKGETVKLVVTRKTDSMCAAKIKFPDFGIATTDLPKDKPVTFTIKADKKGTFKFTCGMNMLKGTIVVSEK; translated from the coding sequence ATGAAAAAAAATTATTTTCAAATCATAGCTGTTTTGGGATTCATGCTCTTAACTGGTGGTACGCTTTTACATAATGACCACCACATTGATGAGCCAAGAGTAATTCAGGTGACTGCACTCGCGAATGGCTATGACCCTGCAAAAATTACCTTGAAAAAAGGAGAAACGGTAAAACTAGTGGTTACCCGAAAAACGGACTCGATGTGTGCCGCCAAGATCAAGTTTCCCGATTTTGGTATCGCTACTACAGACCTTCCGAAAGACAAACCCGTTACATTTACTATCAAGGCCGATAAAAAAGGTACTTTTAAATTTACCTGTGGGATGAATATGCTTAAAGGAACCATCGTCGTTTCTGAAAAGTGA
- a CDS encoding tetratricopeptide repeat protein, producing MQQTIKSKIIPLGGMLVLFFGALAGCQKPTKDPIGTISIEAEFVGDKACESCHEDLYASYKRTGMGQSVSIFDPKTAPEKFGGPPIFDSKNNLFYEAFVRSDSLFQREYQKDQNGKIIHDRIHRVDYVVGSGNATRSYMMEVGGYLTEMPLTWYVKRGKWDLSPGYTQRNERFERPINLECMTCHNNFSTGTTYTQNHFKDVALGIGCERCHGPGSKHVEDRLAGFEPPKGKPDPTIVNGPELSRIEQLSVCQQCHVDGTAVFKGDHSPMTFRAGMTLAAHRSIFVAEEQVKDPETFGIASHGSRLAQSACYDKSSMTCTTCHDPHIPVRELETDYFNKKCISCHQTDVVCERPESRKDQKMAMSGNCISCHMQKSGTSDIPHVTFTDHWIRKTLPKEKKNLSVAEMEESKQRTTPFKLIKIENNDPKDIQPNEGQANLEAAVAYFKYYDLKHRLKDYLPIVIQYANDGFRAGASFPEARISLGRAYLEQGKLQEAITTLEKGMQEEPQNAYMMYWIGVAKEQQNDTQGALTAYRKAATLQPLFIEAQRKYANSLARSGDLDAAIGVIQKALQKNPVHFTDLWNNLGFLHMQKQNYSAAVQALTKAVQLDPNHTKALVNLGGALILQQKPDAALTYLERAARVDAENPSIFGNMGYIYLKKGQKNKAKEMFQKVLRLNPNDQQAQAYLRQM from the coding sequence ATGCAACAAACGATTAAAAGTAAAATTATCCCCCTTGGCGGGATGCTTGTTCTGTTTTTTGGTGCCTTAGCAGGTTGCCAAAAGCCCACAAAAGACCCTATTGGAACCATCAGTATCGAGGCCGAATTTGTGGGAGATAAAGCGTGCGAAAGTTGTCACGAAGATTTGTACGCCTCCTACAAAAGAACGGGGATGGGGCAATCTGTTTCGATCTTTGATCCCAAAACCGCACCGGAAAAATTTGGTGGCCCGCCCATTTTCGATTCAAAAAACAATCTTTTTTATGAAGCCTTCGTCCGGAGCGATTCGCTTTTTCAGCGCGAATACCAAAAAGATCAAAATGGCAAGATCATCCACGACCGCATTCACCGTGTGGATTATGTAGTAGGTTCCGGAAATGCAACCCGTTCTTATATGATGGAGGTAGGCGGATATCTTACCGAAATGCCCTTGACATGGTATGTAAAACGGGGCAAATGGGACTTGAGTCCGGGTTATACCCAAAGGAATGAACGTTTCGAGCGACCCATCAACTTAGAATGTATGACCTGTCACAACAATTTTTCTACGGGCACAACCTATACCCAAAATCACTTTAAAGATGTTGCCCTTGGGATTGGCTGCGAGCGCTGCCATGGCCCGGGGAGCAAACACGTTGAAGACCGCTTGGCTGGATTCGAGCCACCAAAAGGAAAGCCAGACCCCACAATTGTGAATGGCCCAGAACTTAGTCGTATAGAACAACTTTCGGTCTGCCAGCAATGTCATGTGGATGGAACAGCCGTTTTCAAAGGAGACCACTCTCCCATGACCTTTAGGGCTGGAATGACGCTCGCCGCTCACCGGAGTATTTTTGTGGCCGAAGAACAGGTTAAAGACCCTGAAACCTTCGGAATTGCGTCTCACGGTTCAAGGCTTGCCCAAAGTGCTTGTTACGACAAAAGTTCGATGACGTGTACCACTTGTCATGACCCTCATATCCCAGTTCGGGAGTTAGAAACGGATTATTTCAATAAAAAATGTATTTCTTGCCACCAAACCGATGTGGTTTGTGAGCGCCCAGAGAGCAGAAAAGACCAAAAAATGGCCATGTCGGGAAATTGCATCTCTTGTCATATGCAAAAATCCGGCACTTCAGACATTCCGCACGTCACCTTTACCGATCATTGGATACGAAAAACATTGCCCAAAGAAAAGAAAAACCTATCGGTTGCGGAAATGGAGGAAAGTAAACAACGCACCACACCCTTCAAACTCATTAAGATTGAGAACAACGATCCAAAAGACATTCAACCGAACGAAGGGCAAGCGAACTTAGAAGCCGCAGTGGCCTACTTTAAATATTACGATCTTAAACACCGCTTGAAGGATTATTTACCGATCGTAATACAATATGCTAATGATGGCTTCCGGGCCGGTGCTTCGTTCCCAGAAGCGCGAATTTCTTTAGGAAGGGCATATTTAGAACAAGGCAAACTGCAAGAGGCAATTACCACACTAGAAAAAGGGATGCAGGAAGAGCCGCAAAATGCCTATATGATGTATTGGATAGGGGTGGCCAAAGAGCAACAAAATGACACCCAAGGAGCGCTTACCGCTTACCGAAAAGCAGCAACGCTACAGCCGTTGTTTATAGAAGCGCAAAGAAAATACGCAAATTCGCTTGCACGCTCTGGTGATTTAGACGCCGCCATAGGCGTGATCCAAAAAGCACTCCAGAAAAATCCCGTCCATTTTACAGATTTATGGAACAATCTCGGCTTCCTCCACATGCAAAAACAAAACTATTCGGCTGCCGTACAGGCTTTGACAAAAGCCGTGCAATTAGACCCTAACCACACAAAAGCCTTGGTCAACCTTGGTGGAGCGCTTATTCTTCAGCAAAAGCCAGACGCAGCTTTAACCTATCTAGAACGTGCGGCTCGTGTTGATGCCGAAAACCCCAGTATTTTTGGCAATATGGGTTATATTTACCTCAAAAAAGGGCAAAAAAACAAGGCCAAAGAGATGTTCCAAAAAGTCTTGCGGCTAAATCCGAATGACCAACAGGCGCAGGCTTACCTTCGTCAAATGTAA
- a CDS encoding sugar kinase has translation MSILAIGTVAFDAIETPFGKVDRILGGSATYITLAARYFAEDLRLSAVVGHDFPSSDLDLFHKNGINTDGLIMDLSGKTFFWSGKYHMDLNNRDTLRTDLNVLATFDPKLPESYLDSEIICLGNLDPSIQLAVLDQLHQPELVVLDTMNYWIERTPAELDKVLKRADVLIINDAEARQLAKVPNLIKAARIIQAMGPRYLVIKKGEHGALLFGEDQIFSAPALPIEDVVDPTGAGDSFAGGFVGYLASVEQYDFESLKLAVIYGSTMASFNVEAFGPERLLHLTRSEIARRADRFRMLGAIPEEVFEAI, from the coding sequence ATGAGCATTTTGGCTATCGGCACGGTTGCATTCGACGCGATTGAGACTCCTTTCGGAAAAGTAGATCGCATCTTAGGCGGTAGTGCCACCTACATCACCCTTGCTGCACGTTATTTCGCGGAAGATCTTCGGCTCTCTGCGGTTGTAGGGCATGACTTTCCATCTTCAGACCTCGACCTGTTTCATAAAAATGGCATTAATACCGACGGTTTGATTATGGACCTCAGTGGCAAGACGTTCTTTTGGTCTGGAAAATACCATATGGACCTGAACAACAGAGACACCCTGCGGACGGACTTGAATGTCTTAGCCACCTTCGACCCCAAGTTACCCGAAAGTTATTTGGATAGCGAAATTATTTGTCTTGGCAACTTAGACCCCAGCATCCAGTTGGCCGTTTTAGACCAATTGCACCAACCGGAATTGGTGGTTTTGGACACCATGAATTATTGGATTGAGCGCACACCGGCTGAACTTGACAAGGTGCTCAAACGTGCTGATGTATTGATTATTAATGATGCCGAGGCTCGCCAGTTGGCAAAAGTACCCAATTTGATTAAAGCGGCTCGCATCATTCAAGCAATGGGGCCAAGATATTTGGTGATTAAAAAAGGTGAGCATGGTGCATTGCTTTTTGGGGAAGATCAAATTTTCTCTGCACCAGCCTTGCCAATTGAAGACGTGGTAGATCCAACTGGGGCGGGCGATTCTTTCGCCGGAGGCTTCGTTGGGTATTTGGCATCGGTAGAACAATACGACTTTGAATCCCTCAAACTCGCGGTAATCTATGGTTCCACAATGGCCTCTTTTAATGTGGAAGCTTTTGGCCCAGAGCGGTTATTACACCTAACCCGTTCGGAAATCGCACGTAGAGCAGACCGTTTTAGGATGTTAGGCGCAATCCCGGAAGAGGTCTTTGAAGCGATTTAA
- the icd gene encoding NADP-dependent isocitrate dehydrogenase has protein sequence MFQNLTPPSSGSKITISNGVLNVPNDPIIPFIEGDGTGRDIWRASQYVFDKTVERVYGGTRKINWFEVYAGEKAFNTFNNWMPEDTLNAVREYLVAIKGPLTTPVGGGIRSLNVALRQELDLYACVRPVQYFTGVPSPVKQPELVDMIIFRENSEDIYAGIEYQAGTDEVQKVIDFLQNEMGVKKIRFPKTSGIGIKPVSKEGTYRLVRSAIDYAVKNNRKSVTLVHKGNIMKFTEGGFRDWGYQIAKEEFGAVDLDGGPWQVLPNGLVIKDAIADAFLQQILLRPAEYDVIATLNLNGDYLSDALAAQVGGIGIAPGANINYVTGHAIFEATHGTAPKYADQDKVNPGSVILSGEMMFRYMGWDEAADAILASLSKTIGQKTVTYDFHRLMEGATLLKCSEFGKAMVANL, from the coding sequence ATGTTTCAAAACTTAACACCGCCTTCGAGTGGTTCCAAAATTACAATCTCGAATGGCGTACTTAATGTGCCTAACGACCCCATTATCCCTTTTATCGAAGGGGACGGGACTGGGCGAGATATTTGGCGGGCTTCTCAATATGTTTTTGATAAAACGGTAGAGAGGGTGTATGGCGGTACACGCAAAATTAACTGGTTTGAAGTGTATGCTGGCGAAAAAGCCTTTAACACTTTCAATAATTGGATGCCCGAAGATACCCTAAATGCGGTTCGGGAGTACCTTGTCGCCATTAAAGGCCCGCTTACAACACCCGTTGGCGGTGGAATCCGTTCTTTGAATGTGGCACTTCGTCAAGAATTGGACCTGTATGCCTGTGTGCGTCCAGTACAATATTTTACTGGCGTCCCTTCGCCCGTCAAACAACCGGAATTGGTGGACATGATCATTTTCCGCGAAAACTCCGAAGACATTTACGCCGGAATTGAATATCAGGCCGGAACAGATGAAGTCCAAAAGGTGATTGATTTTCTGCAAAATGAAATGGGTGTGAAGAAAATTCGATTCCCTAAAACCAGTGGGATTGGAATCAAGCCCGTTTCAAAAGAGGGTACTTACCGTTTGGTGCGTTCAGCCATAGATTATGCCGTTAAAAACAACCGCAAATCCGTTACACTGGTTCATAAAGGCAACATCATGAAGTTTACCGAAGGTGGCTTCCGTGATTGGGGCTACCAGATTGCCAAAGAAGAATTTGGTGCTGTGGATTTAGATGGTGGGCCTTGGCAAGTTCTCCCCAATGGTCTCGTGATTAAGGATGCCATTGCTGATGCGTTTTTGCAACAAATCTTGCTCCGTCCGGCTGAATATGATGTCATTGCAACTTTGAACCTGAATGGTGATTATCTTTCGGATGCCTTGGCTGCACAAGTTGGTGGCATTGGTATTGCACCGGGGGCGAACATCAACTATGTTACCGGACATGCCATCTTTGAAGCCACCCACGGAACTGCTCCAAAATACGCCGATCAAGACAAGGTGAATCCGGGTTCTGTGATTTTATCTGGCGAAATGATGTTCCGGTATATGGGTTGGGACGAAGCGGCGGATGCCATCTTGGCGTCACTCTCCAAAACCATCGGCCAAAAAACAGTCACCTATGACTTCCACAGATTGATGGAAGGCGCTACCTTGCTTAAATGTTCCGAGTTCGGAAAAGCAATGGTGGCCAATCTTTAA
- a CDS encoding TonB-dependent receptor — MKYVLALKKGFFLAVFFVLLHVPVQAQSPVWPDTVVITATRYPVDKRLTGRRVEVITAEQLRTLPAATVDEVLRTVGGVEIQSRGGFGVQSDFTIRGSGFNGVLILIDGVRFNDPQTGHFASDLPVPLSEIERIEVLRGPASALYGPDALGGVVHIITKTASNPKPKAKAHAAYGSNDYRSYGGFYSYKLFRTRFGGAHQRQSSDGQIIERGDGAQVMRKGVPLRTDFEQRATTFAVRHQSENSTLNFRTAYDNRDFSAWHFYSASPADSAREATKTWWNQASLSRELGEGSWMLSGAFRKHWDSYVFNPISPANESTSRQWVLNWTVLQPIGDNLTVFGGVTGEQRSIASNSLGNHKDYLGGAFASILYKSDDLFSLTLGGRTDYDPNYGLETSPSASMAYVLNKVTLRGSAGRAIRAPGYTERFLNSKLTNPIGRNVGNPDLKPEVAWSYEVGADFFASPVLTLQVTGFYRDTKDLIDYAKITTGDLNWMARNIVSVQTTGFELDALYQKKISRRSNLQINGSYSFLDAAFEKEVGVSYKYALSNARQIFQAQALYTQNRMTYSLQQLWKEPLIGEVYAVTNVRAELKPFRLFGLRLYGEIRNLTDTRYTEIFDAPMPRRWFLFGIQY; from the coding sequence ATGAAATACGTACTTGCATTGAAAAAAGGATTTTTTTTGGCCGTGTTCTTCGTATTGCTCCACGTGCCAGTCCAAGCCCAAAGTCCGGTTTGGCCAGATACCGTAGTAATCACGGCAACGCGCTATCCTGTTGACAAGCGACTAACGGGCCGGCGGGTAGAGGTCATTACGGCCGAACAACTCCGCACCCTACCTGCTGCAACGGTGGACGAGGTTTTGCGCACGGTTGGTGGGGTTGAAATCCAATCTCGTGGTGGATTTGGGGTGCAGAGTGATTTTACCATTCGCGGTTCAGGCTTTAATGGGGTGTTGATCTTGATAGACGGCGTGCGGTTCAACGACCCACAAACGGGACATTTTGCCTCTGATCTTCCAGTGCCGCTCTCCGAAATTGAGCGGATTGAGGTTCTTCGTGGCCCAGCTTCGGCACTTTACGGACCAGATGCGCTTGGTGGGGTTGTACACATCATCACCAAAACCGCTTCAAATCCAAAGCCAAAGGCCAAAGCCCATGCCGCCTATGGCAGCAACGACTACCGGAGCTATGGAGGTTTTTACAGCTACAAACTCTTCCGAACCCGCTTTGGCGGCGCACATCAACGCCAAAGCAGCGATGGTCAAATCATCGAACGAGGGGATGGAGCACAAGTTATGCGCAAAGGCGTACCACTTCGGACGGACTTTGAGCAACGGGCGACCACCTTTGCCGTCCGACACCAATCCGAAAACAGCACCCTCAACTTTAGAACAGCTTACGATAACCGAGACTTTAGTGCTTGGCATTTCTACTCGGCCTCACCCGCTGACAGTGCGCGTGAAGCCACAAAAACATGGTGGAACCAAGCCAGTCTTTCACGAGAATTGGGCGAAGGATCATGGATGCTCTCAGGCGCATTTCGTAAGCATTGGGATAGCTATGTGTTTAATCCCATAAGCCCCGCCAATGAAAGCACCAGCCGGCAATGGGTACTAAACTGGACGGTGTTGCAGCCAATCGGCGACAACCTTACCGTTTTTGGCGGCGTGACAGGCGAGCAACGTAGCATTGCGAGCAATAGCTTGGGTAACCACAAAGACTACTTAGGCGGCGCATTTGCCTCAATTTTATACAAATCCGACGATCTTTTTAGCCTTACCTTGGGTGGCCGTACTGATTACGACCCCAACTACGGCTTGGAAACCTCTCCCTCGGCCAGCATGGCATATGTTTTGAACAAAGTAACCCTCAGAGGTAGTGCAGGACGTGCCATCAGAGCGCCGGGATATACCGAAAGGTTCTTAAACAGTAAACTAACCAATCCAATCGGTCGCAATGTTGGAAACCCCGACCTTAAACCAGAAGTGGCATGGTCTTACGAAGTTGGGGCGGATTTTTTTGCAAGTCCTGTTCTCACCCTGCAAGTAACTGGATTTTACCGTGATACCAAAGATTTGATAGATTATGCAAAAATTACGACCGGAGACCTCAATTGGATGGCCCGTAACATCGTTTCCGTCCAAACAACAGGCTTCGAACTGGATGCCCTCTATCAAAAAAAGATTTCCCGTAGAAGCAATCTCCAGATAAATGGAAGTTATTCCTTTTTGGATGCTGCTTTTGAAAAGGAAGTTGGTGTTTCTTATAAATATGCCCTAAGCAACGCACGCCAAATTTTCCAAGCCCAAGCCCTTTATACCCAAAACCGCATGACCTATTCTTTACAACAACTTTGGAAAGAACCCTTAATCGGAGAAGTATATGCGGTGACCAATGTCCGAGCGGAGCTAAAGCCCTTTCGGTTGTTCGGATTACGGCTCTATGGAGAAATCAGAAATTTGACCGATACACGATATACCGAAATTTTTGATGCCCCGATGCCCCGCCGATGGTTCTTGTTTGGTATTCAGTATTAA
- a CDS encoding WYL domain-containing protein: protein MCDRDETAKIIIREERISRQDLIGHLDCSSRQVDRFIQYFLREDMIKKEKVGKEVYYVLNPDQRQPALSLIRATQNEQLVLLMALNAARQQLMRTPLAKDANRLLHAVNQQLEIEEAEIEDLQEDLVGFRLGDPPLEEMHPDVFFAVHKAKKENKTLTITYQTGRSGLITRNRKVDPVLINLSSWTFVAWCHKKGKHLDFKFSRVLEVSPEMEQARLRPFNPQKHFQDRFSHLAGNTRYTLTLIVAPEVATYFKTKKYHVSQNILAEHEDGSLTVRFVVINDDEVASFLRSWGPKVEVVAPLKMRKRLLEEAEAVAEKYKKLH, encoded by the coding sequence ATGTGTGATCGCGATGAAACGGCAAAAATCATTATTCGTGAGGAACGAATTTCTCGGCAAGACCTGATCGGGCATCTGGACTGCTCTTCCAGACAAGTTGATCGCTTCATCCAGTATTTTTTGAGGGAAGACATGATTAAAAAAGAAAAAGTGGGCAAAGAGGTGTATTATGTATTAAATCCAGACCAACGACAACCAGCATTGTCTCTAATCCGTGCCACCCAAAATGAGCAATTGGTTTTGTTAATGGCCCTGAATGCCGCAAGGCAACAATTAATGCGCACGCCATTGGCGAAGGACGCAAATCGGCTATTACATGCGGTGAACCAGCAACTGGAAATAGAAGAAGCGGAAATAGAGGATTTGCAAGAAGACCTTGTTGGTTTCCGATTGGGCGATCCTCCATTAGAGGAAATGCATCCCGATGTTTTCTTTGCTGTACATAAGGCCAAAAAAGAAAATAAAACCCTTACCATTACCTATCAAACCGGAAGAAGTGGGCTGATTACTCGAAACCGTAAAGTGGATCCCGTTTTAATCAACTTGTCTTCATGGACGTTTGTGGCATGGTGCCATAAAAAGGGTAAACATTTAGACTTTAAGTTTTCGAGGGTGTTGGAGGTATCGCCGGAGATGGAACAGGCACGCCTGCGCCCTTTTAATCCTCAAAAACACTTCCAAGATCGCTTTAGCCATTTGGCCGGAAATACACGCTATACCCTGACCTTGATCGTGGCTCCAGAGGTGGCTACGTATTTCAAAACCAAAAAATACCACGTCTCGCAAAACATCCTCGCCGAACATGAGGATGGCAGTCTAACGGTGCGTTTTGTGGTGATAAACGATGACGAAGTCGCGTCCTTTCTCCGCTCCTGGGGACCTAAAGTTGAGGTGGTAGCACCACTCAAAATGCGGAAAAGGCTATTGGAGGAGGCCGAAGCTGTTGCAGAGAAGTACAAAAAACTGCATTAA
- a CDS encoding CRISPR-associated protein Cas6 codes for MRIEIKATVPRGGIEFNYVYKLKGVLHKWTGRDENLHDAQSFYSFGTLNNSRIVDDKLMFNGYVMWQLSFWDIEVAKRALLGMMRDPRMFDGIMVIEARECPTPNFGTSFRFWADSPILVREKNEQGKPVYLTWDNPHTDDVLTTSFRRKLANAGFTGEDLEAVVTFDREYPKAKTRLIQYKNLQHKANACPVWVHGSPEVLKFAWLAGLGDLTGSGFGAVKSNVTTKD; via the coding sequence ATGAGAATCGAAATTAAAGCGACTGTTCCGCGTGGCGGGATAGAATTTAACTATGTTTATAAGCTAAAAGGTGTGCTCCATAAATGGACAGGAAGGGATGAAAACCTACATGATGCCCAATCTTTTTATAGCTTCGGGACGCTTAACAATAGCCGTATTGTAGATGATAAACTGATGTTTAATGGCTATGTGATGTGGCAACTGAGCTTTTGGGATATCGAGGTGGCGAAACGGGCCTTGCTCGGTATGATGCGCGATCCGAGGATGTTTGACGGCATTATGGTCATCGAGGCACGCGAATGCCCAACCCCCAACTTCGGTACGTCTTTCCGGTTTTGGGCGGATAGCCCCATTTTGGTGCGTGAAAAAAATGAACAAGGAAAACCAGTATATCTCACATGGGACAACCCACATACCGACGACGTGCTCACCACCTCTTTCCGCCGGAAATTAGCAAATGCTGGCTTCACCGGGGAAGACTTGGAAGCCGTTGTAACTTTTGATCGCGAATACCCTAAGGCCAAAACCCGCCTGATACAATATAAAAACCTGCAACATAAAGCCAATGCCTGCCCCGTCTGGGTGCATGGCTCGCCCGAGGTCTTGAAATTTGCTTGGCTCGCAGGCTTGGGCGACCTCACTGGCAGTGGGTTCGGGGCCGTTAAAAGCAATGTTACCACAAAAGACTAA
- the cas5p gene encoding type I-PGING CRISPR-associated protein Cas5p has protein sequence MLPQKTNGLEIIMQHTLFDAIDEPTIGQSAHSTSKVADFPNIDLSFFLEPPDLTKHAILKVTPVAPISLNSEQPGTYYQSLYKPTYNMLYGLLENALGIHLHNQDRKEIITSLRKKIDKRIRTSDRWKESAWIKQNPSEESSKSGFFSILQFHIGFREPHVIPPYLRFTDLWARHVHSNDTMFPNGSRNHDYTMDRIQSLKRSKQINFSDLKNVSIKTAEQLQSVQSGDSIHPNAVRPWYPAYYTSPTPREYIDATGAYQFPFASTPKVIQQLKNALQDPQAPLYLGSNDGWVEVTLEKLT, from the coding sequence ATGTTACCACAAAAGACTAACGGTCTGGAGATAATTATGCAACACACTCTTTTTGATGCCATTGATGAACCAACAATTGGCCAATCGGCACATTCTACATCAAAGGTCGCAGATTTCCCAAATATTGATCTTTCATTTTTTTTAGAACCGCCTGACCTAACTAAACATGCGATTTTAAAAGTTACCCCCGTCGCTCCTATCTCTTTGAATAGCGAACAGCCGGGTACGTATTACCAAAGCTTGTATAAGCCCACTTACAACATGCTCTATGGGCTTTTAGAAAATGCTTTGGGCATACATCTCCACAACCAAGATCGAAAAGAGATCATTACCTCTTTGAGAAAGAAAATAGACAAGCGTATTCGTACTTCTGATCGATGGAAAGAAAGCGCTTGGATCAAACAGAATCCTTCGGAAGAATCTTCTAAATCAGGATTCTTCAGCATCTTACAATTCCATATCGGATTTCGAGAACCCCATGTCATACCTCCATACCTCCGTTTTACAGACCTATGGGCACGGCATGTCCACTCCAATGACACCATGTTTCCTAACGGAAGCCGAAATCACGACTACACAATGGATCGTATTCAATCTCTTAAAAGAAGTAAACAAATTAATTTTAGCGATTTAAAAAATGTCAGCATTAAAACTGCTGAACAATTGCAATCCGTACAATCAGGGGATAGTATTCACCCCAATGCAGTTCGCCCTTGGTATCCGGCCTATTACACGAGTCCTACCCCTCGCGAATACATAGATGCCACAGGCGCTTACCAATTCCCATTTGCAAGTACACCTAAAGTGATTCAACAGCTTAAAAACGCCCTACAAGACCCCCAAGCACCCCTCTATTTGGGTAGTAATGACGGCTGGGTGGAGGTAACTTTGGAGAAACTGACATGA
- the cas7p gene encoding type I-PGING CRISPR-associated protein Cas7/Csp1, with amino-acid sequence MKNIKGISIVLLAKMENHIANGGEKLLGNASSIKRRPDGRVYISGQMQRQALFRAVERLNLESEDRGDTYVSNGDGITNQIEKDLRADMGGWMHPSGGNYSGRRTAPISATFAVALEESELGRDLLIRLKQNPDTDSTKDQALATREFSQSDDMQMAFHLDVSALSISRRFSYANELHVKTDFIKHVDENERNRRAKLFINATRYITDYANQARNASTGEPIKVLIVLDTKLSRKCARYFSMDAIEQENLMAELEDRGALVFVGDDKQTGKPVYKAYQEALAAIESLYDPSGDAEPTPFSESA; translated from the coding sequence ATGAAAAACATTAAAGGTATCTCCATTGTACTCTTGGCTAAAATGGAAAACCATATTGCCAATGGCGGAGAAAAGCTACTCGGAAATGCTTCTTCCATTAAGCGTCGTCCTGATGGTCGTGTTTATATCTCAGGGCAAATGCAACGTCAAGCACTATTTCGTGCTGTGGAGCGGTTAAACCTCGAAAGTGAAGATCGAGGCGATACGTATGTTTCAAATGGTGACGGCATTACCAACCAGATTGAAAAAGATTTACGTGCAGATATGGGCGGCTGGATGCACCCTTCTGGTGGTAACTATTCTGGAAGAAGAACGGCTCCTATATCAGCTACTTTTGCTGTAGCGCTTGAAGAAAGTGAGCTTGGGCGGGATTTACTTATTCGGCTTAAGCAAAATCCCGATACGGATTCTACCAAGGATCAGGCACTTGCCACACGTGAGTTTAGCCAATCTGATGACATGCAAATGGCTTTTCATTTAGATGTATCTGCGCTTAGTATTAGCCGCCGATTTAGTTATGCAAACGAACTACATGTAAAGACTGACTTCATCAAACATGTTGATGAAAATGAACGCAACAGACGTGCTAAACTATTCATTAATGCAACTCGCTACATCACAGACTACGCTAATCAAGCGCGGAATGCTTCTACGGGCGAACCAATCAAGGTTTTAATTGTCTTGGACACCAAATTGAGCAGAAAATGTGCCCGATATTTCAGTATGGATGCCATTGAGCAGGAAAATCTAATGGCTGAATTAGAAGATCGCGGTGCGCTCGTTTTTGTTGGGGATGACAAACAAACAGGGAAACCTGTTTACAAAGCTTATCAGGAAGCTTTGGCAGCCATTGAAAGTTTGTATGACCCATCTGGGGATGCAGAACCAACACCTTTCTCTGAAAGCGCATAA